One Lutra lutra chromosome 7, mLutLut1.2, whole genome shotgun sequence DNA window includes the following coding sequences:
- the TMEM62 gene encoding transmembrane protein 62 isoform X2, with translation MEKTKWLDVKGNHDAFNIPSLDSVENYYRKYSAVRKDGSFHYVHSTPFGNYSFISLDATPNPGPKRPYNFFGILDEKRMEELLLLAKESSQSNHSIWFGHYTTSTILSPSPGIRSIMSSAIAYLCGHLHTLGGLMPVLHTRHLQGTLELEVGDWKENRRYRIFAFDHDLFSFADLVFGEWPVVLITNPKSLLYSCARHEPLERLLHSTHIRVLAFSLTSITSVTVKIDGVHLGQAIHLSGPIFILKWNPQNYSNRTHNIEVIVQDSAGRSKSVHHLFSVQEDVHLRFDPLASFILLTDHCIVARVLFVIIVLIQLTVLITFRHRGYPEHKGSPGFINLTSFSLHVLSKLNIFYYSVLLLTLYTALGPWFVGEITKGKLGCCFSFGMFVDGHFLQGSLTFVVGILQLAFFNIPLMAYLCWSLLQRCFGHNFRSHLHQGKYLKVIPVHLLMLLLYIWQIYSCYFLHMTYGALAFFFSPLRTWLTLLTPVIIRCVWTLNSTELGTFIAQLKSHLSS, from the exons GAAATATTCTGCTGTACGTAAGGATGGCTCTTTCCATTATGTCCACAGTACTCCCTTTGGAAACtattctttcatctctttggatGCCACCCCAAATCCAGGGCCTAAGAGACCCTAtaatttctttggaattttaGATGAG AAGCGGATGGAGGAACTTCTCCTACTGGCCAAAGAAAGTAGTCAGAGCAACCACAGTATTTGGTTTGGACACTATACAACATCCactatcctttctccatcacCTGGAATTCGGTCTATAATGAG TTCAGCTATAGCATATTTGTGTGGGCACCTGCACACTCTTGGTGGACTCATGCCTGTTTTGCACACGCGTCACCTCCAGGGCACTTTGGAACTTGAGGTGGGAGACTGGAAAGAGAACAGAAG GTACCGAATCTTTGCTTTTGACCATGACCTCTTTAGCTTTGCAGATTTGGTCTTTGGCGAGTGGCCTGTGGTTCTTATCACTAATCCCAAGTCACTCTTATATAGTTGTGCTAGACATGAACCACTAGAAAGACTCCTTCATTCAACACATATCAG AGTCTTGGCCTTTTCCTTGACCTCCATTACTTCTGTCACAGTTAAGATTGATGGAGTTCATTTAGGGCAAGCTATTCATTTGTCTGGTCCTATTTTCATACTGAAGTGGAACCCACAAAACTACAGTAACAGGACACATAACATAGAAGTAATTGTCCAG GATTCTGCTGGAAGAAGTAAGAGTGTTCACCACCTATTTTCTGTTCAAGAGGATGTTCACCTCAGATTTGATCCCCTGGCATCATTTATTCTCCTTACCGACCATTGCATCGTG GCCCGGGTCCTTTTTGTGATAATTGTGCTGATCCAGCTCACTGTTCTCATTACTTTTAGGCACCGAGGATATCCAGAGCATAAAG GGTCTCCAGGATTTATAAATTtgacttccttttctctccacGTCCTGAGCAAACTAAACATCTTCTACTATTCTGTGTTGTTGCTAACCCTGTATACAGCACTGG GACCATGGTTCGTTGGTGAGATCACCAAAGGCAAATTGGGTTGCTGCTTTTCCTTTGGGAtgtttgttgatggacatttcctACAAGGCAGCCTAACATTTGTAGTTGGCATTCTGCAG CTGGCATTTTTTAACATACCCTTGATGGCTTACCTGTGTTGGAGCTTGCTGCAGCGGTGCTTTGGCCACAACTTCCGGTCTCATCTCCATCAAGGAAAATACTTGAAAGTTATACCTGTTCACCTACTTATGTTACTGCTGTACATCTGGCAGATCTATTCCTGCTACTTTCTTCATATGACATATGGTGCTCTagcttttttcttctcccctttgCGGACCTGGTTAACACTGTTGACACCTGTTATCATTCGTTGCGTGTGGACTCTGAACTCTACTGAGCTTGGAACCTTCATAGCACAGTTAAAAAGCCACTTGAGCTCCTGA
- the TMEM62 gene encoding transmembrane protein 62 isoform X3 encodes MEELLLLAKESSQSNHSIWFGHYTTSTILSPSPGIRSIMSSAIAYLCGHLHTLGGLMPVLHTRHLQGTLELEVGDWKENRRYRIFAFDHDLFSFADLVFGEWPVVLITNPKSLLYSCARHEPLERLLHSTHIRVLAFSLTSITSVTVKIDGVHLGQAIHLSGPIFILKWNPQNYSNRTHNIEVIVQDSAGRSKSVHHLFSVQEDVHLRFDPLASFILLTDHCIVARVLFVIIVLIQLTVLITFRHRGYPEHKGSPGFINLTSFSLHVLSKLNIFYYSVLLLTLYTALGPWFVGEITKGKLGCCFSFGMFVDGHFLQGSLTFVVGILQLAFFNIPLMAYLCWSLLQRCFGHNFRSHLHQGKYLKVIPVHLLMLLLYIWQIYSCYFLHMTYGALAFFFSPLRTWLTLLTPVIIRCVWTLNSTELGTFIAQLKSHLSS; translated from the exons ATGGAGGAACTTCTCCTACTGGCCAAAGAAAGTAGTCAGAGCAACCACAGTATTTGGTTTGGACACTATACAACATCCactatcctttctccatcacCTGGAATTCGGTCTATAATGAG TTCAGCTATAGCATATTTGTGTGGGCACCTGCACACTCTTGGTGGACTCATGCCTGTTTTGCACACGCGTCACCTCCAGGGCACTTTGGAACTTGAGGTGGGAGACTGGAAAGAGAACAGAAG GTACCGAATCTTTGCTTTTGACCATGACCTCTTTAGCTTTGCAGATTTGGTCTTTGGCGAGTGGCCTGTGGTTCTTATCACTAATCCCAAGTCACTCTTATATAGTTGTGCTAGACATGAACCACTAGAAAGACTCCTTCATTCAACACATATCAG AGTCTTGGCCTTTTCCTTGACCTCCATTACTTCTGTCACAGTTAAGATTGATGGAGTTCATTTAGGGCAAGCTATTCATTTGTCTGGTCCTATTTTCATACTGAAGTGGAACCCACAAAACTACAGTAACAGGACACATAACATAGAAGTAATTGTCCAG GATTCTGCTGGAAGAAGTAAGAGTGTTCACCACCTATTTTCTGTTCAAGAGGATGTTCACCTCAGATTTGATCCCCTGGCATCATTTATTCTCCTTACCGACCATTGCATCGTG GCCCGGGTCCTTTTTGTGATAATTGTGCTGATCCAGCTCACTGTTCTCATTACTTTTAGGCACCGAGGATATCCAGAGCATAAAG GGTCTCCAGGATTTATAAATTtgacttccttttctctccacGTCCTGAGCAAACTAAACATCTTCTACTATTCTGTGTTGTTGCTAACCCTGTATACAGCACTGG GACCATGGTTCGTTGGTGAGATCACCAAAGGCAAATTGGGTTGCTGCTTTTCCTTTGGGAtgtttgttgatggacatttcctACAAGGCAGCCTAACATTTGTAGTTGGCATTCTGCAG CTGGCATTTTTTAACATACCCTTGATGGCTTACCTGTGTTGGAGCTTGCTGCAGCGGTGCTTTGGCCACAACTTCCGGTCTCATCTCCATCAAGGAAAATACTTGAAAGTTATACCTGTTCACCTACTTATGTTACTGCTGTACATCTGGCAGATCTATTCCTGCTACTTTCTTCATATGACATATGGTGCTCTagcttttttcttctcccctttgCGGACCTGGTTAACACTGTTGACACCTGTTATCATTCGTTGCGTGTGGACTCTGAACTCTACTGAGCTTGGAACCTTCATAGCACAGTTAAAAAGCCACTTGAGCTCCTGA